The following proteins are co-located in the Tepidamorphus gemmatus genome:
- a CDS encoding I78 family peptidase inhibitor, whose product MRSIGAAAGLLATALMAAACNGSDEPPPGGSVTPQQPGGTTASPPQGGISTSPPGASIGSSPGSGQTPPATGEGCNPAPAQFAIGRVATPALIESARQAAGARLVRVLRPDMAVTQEYSPDRLNVLVDEGGVVREVTCW is encoded by the coding sequence ATGAGATCGATCGGCGCAGCCGCTGGCTTGCTCGCCACGGCCCTGATGGCCGCGGCCTGTAACGGGTCCGACGAGCCGCCTCCTGGCGGATCGGTCACCCCGCAGCAGCCGGGCGGCACGACGGCATCGCCGCCGCAAGGCGGCATTTCCACATCTCCGCCCGGCGCCAGCATCGGGTCTTCGCCGGGCAGTGGTCAGACCCCGCCGGCCACGGGCGAGGGCTGCAATCCCGCGCCCGCGCAGTTCGCAATCGGCCGCGTGGCGACTCCCGCGCTGATCGAAAGCGCCCGCCAGGCAGCCGGCGCCCGACTGGTGCGCGTGCTCCGGCCGGACATGGCGGTCACGCAGGAATACAGTCCCGACCGGCTGAACGTCCTGGTCGATGAGGGCGGCGTGGTGCGCGAGGTCACCTGCTGGTAG
- a CDS encoding NnrU family protein, giving the protein MLVLLIGLVLFLGVHSVRIVAPAWREATIAQRGETAWKGIYSLVAGLGLVLIIWGYGLARAEPVVLYSPPIWARHLALVLMMPVFVMLAAAYVPGRIRTALKHPMLAAVKLWALAHLIANGTLADVVLFGSFLAWAVADRISVKRRPADAGGVAGLPPAPANDLIAVVIGATLYVVFLLFLHRWLFGVSPLG; this is encoded by the coding sequence ATGCTGGTTCTGCTCATCGGTCTTGTGCTGTTCCTCGGTGTGCATTCGGTGCGGATCGTCGCCCCGGCATGGCGCGAGGCGACGATCGCGCAGCGCGGCGAGACAGCCTGGAAGGGAATCTACTCGCTCGTCGCCGGCCTCGGGCTGGTGCTGATCATCTGGGGCTACGGGCTGGCACGTGCCGAGCCGGTCGTCCTCTATAGCCCGCCGATCTGGGCGCGGCACCTTGCGCTCGTCCTGATGATGCCGGTCTTCGTCATGCTCGCGGCCGCCTATGTTCCCGGTCGGATCAGGACGGCGCTGAAGCATCCGATGCTGGCGGCGGTGAAGCTGTGGGCGCTCGCGCACCTGATCGCCAACGGCACGCTCGCCGATGTCGTGCTGTTCGGCTCGTTCCTGGCCTGGGCAGTGGCCGACCGCATCTCCGTGAAGCGCCGCCCTGCTGATGCAGGAGGCGTGGCCGGTCTGCCGCCGGCCCCCGCCAACGATCTGATTGCCGTGGTCATTGGTGCGACCCTCTATGTCGTCTTTCTCCTGTTCCTGCACCGCTGGCTGTTCGGCGTCTCGCCCTTGGGCTGA
- a CDS encoding methyl-accepting chemotaxis protein, whose product MGKIEMFGRLSVVALMRGIVSVLGVLLVALAATGLWSAIERYSVATRVNQINAISDALLLATENLAIERGTTNTALRAAEPASDDTIRSIAERRQTSNTALNAAMTALEAQSFAGKDDLVARVRDALASVERLRADADRDLTRPRGERSEELVQGWMPAIVALMDSVAQLSSATGFQIKLADPFVAEQTLVKEMAWQARDFAGRERAAIGGAIAAGEALTPDRRVAIAEFRGRVSAAWEEIEKIARREGIPAAFTAQVADTRRVYFEEFKPAADKVYAALAEGAAPGMTGPQWYDLSNPPLASIMRVKDASVEVTQAHADRQVAAAQLAIAVNLGALIVALIMIAGALVLTNRRFARPLALLTGAIGALAEKRYDTEIPGTEKTDEIGMMARALETLRDRARDADRLQAERERSQEEQIRRSRRIEELCAEFDRQVREALDAVASGADQMESNADSLASLAERTSSRASTVASAAEELSANVQIVASATEQLSSAIQEINQQMGQSLAITRQAVDEADRTNGTIGGLADAASRIGEVVSLINDIAAQTNLLALNATIEAARAGEAGKGFAVVANEVKSLATQTAKATEEISAQIAEVQATTGSAVDAVATIGKTILRVNEIVNAIAAAVEEQGAATREIAENVRHAASATDEVSTNIVAVTTDTQETGQRSSEVHATSGELSRTAEILRQQVATFLGGVRAA is encoded by the coding sequence ATGGGGAAGATCGAGATGTTCGGACGTCTGTCCGTCGTTGCGCTGATGCGCGGTATCGTGTCTGTGCTTGGCGTCCTGCTGGTGGCGCTGGCGGCCACGGGGTTGTGGAGCGCCATCGAGCGCTATTCGGTCGCAACTCGGGTGAACCAGATCAACGCGATTTCCGATGCCCTGCTGCTAGCGACCGAAAACCTCGCCATCGAGCGCGGTACCACCAACACTGCCTTGCGGGCAGCCGAGCCGGCCAGCGACGACACGATCCGCTCGATCGCCGAGCGGCGGCAGACGTCGAACACGGCGCTGAATGCGGCGATGACCGCGCTCGAGGCGCAGAGCTTTGCGGGCAAGGACGATCTCGTTGCCCGTGTCAGAGATGCCCTGGCGAGCGTCGAGCGGCTGCGGGCGGACGCCGACCGCGATCTGACGCGGCCGCGCGGCGAACGCTCCGAGGAGCTGGTGCAGGGCTGGATGCCCGCGATCGTCGCGCTGATGGACAGCGTTGCGCAGCTGTCGAGCGCCACCGGCTTCCAGATCAAGCTGGCCGATCCCTTCGTCGCCGAGCAGACGCTGGTCAAGGAAATGGCCTGGCAGGCGCGTGACTTCGCGGGCCGCGAACGAGCCGCCATCGGTGGCGCGATCGCCGCCGGCGAGGCGCTCACGCCCGACCGCCGTGTCGCCATCGCCGAGTTCCGGGGTAGGGTCTCGGCAGCCTGGGAGGAGATCGAGAAGATCGCCCGCCGCGAGGGCATTCCCGCCGCCTTCACCGCTCAGGTGGCCGACACCCGCAGGGTTTACTTCGAGGAATTCAAGCCGGCCGCAGACAAGGTCTATGCGGCGCTGGCCGAGGGCGCCGCGCCAGGCATGACCGGGCCGCAGTGGTACGATCTGTCCAATCCGCCGCTGGCCTCGATCATGCGGGTCAAGGATGCCTCGGTCGAAGTGACGCAGGCCCATGCCGACCGGCAGGTCGCGGCGGCCCAGCTCGCCATCGCCGTCAATCTCGGCGCCCTCATCGTCGCGCTCATCATGATCGCCGGCGCGCTGGTGCTGACCAATCGCCGCTTCGCCCGGCCGTTGGCGCTGCTGACCGGGGCGATCGGCGCGCTCGCCGAGAAGCGCTACGACACCGAGATTCCCGGAACAGAGAAGACCGACGAGATCGGCATGATGGCTCGGGCGCTCGAGACCCTTCGCGACCGGGCGCGCGACGCCGACAGGTTGCAGGCCGAGCGCGAGCGATCGCAGGAGGAGCAGATCCGGCGCTCGCGCCGGATCGAGGAACTGTGCGCGGAGTTCGACCGCCAGGTGCGCGAGGCCCTGGATGCCGTGGCATCCGGTGCGGACCAGATGGAGAGCAACGCCGACAGCCTCGCGAGCCTCGCCGAGCGTACCTCGTCGCGCGCCTCGACGGTCGCCTCGGCGGCGGAGGAGCTCAGTGCCAACGTCCAGATCGTCGCCTCTGCCACCGAGCAGCTGTCGAGCGCCATACAGGAGATCAACCAGCAGATGGGCCAGTCGCTGGCGATCACCCGCCAGGCAGTGGACGAGGCCGATCGCACCAACGGCACCATCGGCGGCCTCGCCGACGCGGCCAGCCGCATCGGCGAGGTGGTCAGCCTCATCAACGACATCGCCGCCCAGACCAATCTGCTGGCGCTCAACGCCACCATCGAGGCGGCGCGCGCCGGCGAGGCAGGCAAGGGCTTCGCGGTCGTCGCCAATGAGGTGAAGTCGCTTGCCACCCAGACTGCCAAGGCGACAGAGGAAATCTCCGCCCAGATCGCCGAGGTTCAGGCCACCACCGGCAGCGCCGTGGATGCCGTGGCCACCATCGGCAAGACAATCCTGCGGGTCAACGAGATCGTCAACGCGATCGCCGCGGCCGTCGAGGAGCAGGGCGCGGCGACCCGCGAGATCGCCGAGAACGTCCGCCATGCCGCGAGCGCCACTGACGAGGTATCGACCAACATCGTCGCGGTGACGACCGATACCCAGGAAACCGGCCAGCGCTCCAGCGAGGTGCATGCCACCTCCGGCGAGCTGAGCCGCACCGCCGAAATACTGCGCCAGCAGGTGGCGACTTTCCTCGGCGGCGTCCGCGCCGCCTGA